The following proteins come from a genomic window of Pseudomonas syringae:
- a CDS encoding SDR family oxidoreductase, which translates to MIVVTGATGQLGRLVIEQLLTRLPASQIIAAVRSPEKAADLSALGVQVRQADYAQPSTLDSAFAGADTLLLISSSEVGQRLTQHQAVINAAKNAGVKLLAYTSVLHADTSALGLAKEHRETEDYLQSSGLPFVLLRNGWYTENYVAGAPGALAHGAVMGCAGEGRISSASRLDYAKAAATVLTADEDQAGRVYELAGDVSYTLADYAAELSRQSGKTLAYVDLPQAEFEAALIKAGLPDFVAQLLADSDAAAAQGALFDDSHQLSTLIKRPTTPLAATITETLKG; encoded by the coding sequence ATGATCGTTGTCACCGGTGCCACTGGCCAGCTTGGCCGTCTCGTCATTGAACAGTTGCTCACTCGCCTGCCCGCTTCGCAGATCATTGCTGCCGTGCGCAGCCCGGAAAAGGCCGCCGACCTCTCGGCACTGGGCGTTCAGGTTCGTCAGGCCGATTACGCGCAACCGTCAACGCTGGACAGCGCGTTTGCCGGCGCTGACACGCTGCTGCTGATTTCGTCCAGCGAGGTGGGCCAGCGTCTGACTCAGCATCAGGCGGTCATCAATGCGGCGAAAAATGCCGGAGTCAAACTGCTCGCTTACACCAGCGTGTTGCACGCGGACACCTCGGCACTGGGTCTGGCCAAAGAACATCGCGAGACTGAAGACTACTTGCAGTCCAGCGGCCTGCCCTTCGTCTTGCTGCGTAATGGCTGGTACACCGAAAACTATGTAGCGGGCGCTCCGGGAGCCTTGGCGCATGGCGCGGTAATGGGCTGCGCCGGTGAGGGGCGGATCAGTTCGGCCTCGCGACTGGACTATGCCAAAGCGGCCGCAACAGTTCTGACAGCCGATGAGGATCAGGCCGGTCGCGTCTATGAGTTGGCGGGCGATGTTTCTTACACGTTGGCCGACTACGCTGCCGAACTGTCCAGGCAAAGCGGCAAGACACTGGCTTATGTCGACCTGCCGCAGGCTGAATTCGAAGCGGCGCTTATCAAAGCGGGCCTGCCGGATTTCGTCGCGCAGTTGTTGGCAGACTCAGATGCTGCGGCAGCTCAAGGCGCATTGTTCGACGACAGTCACCAGTTGAGCACACTGATCAAGCGCCCCACTACGCCACTGGCTGCAACCATCACTGAAACG